A region of the Stutzerimonas stutzeri genome:
TCCATGCCGAACGCGTGGGACACTACCCGCGTGCCGGGCTTCAGCGTGTCGAGGATGACCGGGCGCAGGCGCATGTTCAAACGGGGCAGCAAGTACATGGTCAGCACCGTCGCCTCGGAAATGTCCTTCTTGAACAAGTCGCCCTGTTCAAAGCTGACCTTGTCGGTTACGCCAGCCGATTTCGCATTGGCCTCGGCTTCCTCTACCCGTTCGGGGTCCAGGTCGATACCCACGGCCGAGTCGGCGCCGCGATCACGGACGGCGGCGATGGCGATGCGCCCGTCGCCGGAGCCGAGATCGATGACGGTATCGCCGGCCTTCACGTTGGCCATCTCAAGCATCCGGGCGACCACACGGTCCGGCGTTGGCACATAAGGCACGTCGAGCTCTGGCGCGTCCTGCGCATGGGCGACAGTCAGCGTGGCGATTAGAAAAGGCAGCGCGATGAGTAAAGCGGGACAGCGAGCGAACGCGAGTGACATGAATTATCCCCTAGGCGAGTTCCAGCCCCGTTCGGCTTGGCTGGGGCGTTAATGTCCCGACCCGGCCACCGCCACAAGGTTCTCGGCGCAGGGCTACGGACGATGCGCAAGATGTCGAAACGCACCCGCAAAGACCCGTCGATAGACGCTTTGGCCGAGTATTGGCAGCTTGTAACCCGATGTGAAAGTGCGACGCCGAAGGCGCCTCGGCTACTTTCTGACCGACTCGTGAGTGACGGCATTGCGCCGCCGGCGCCACAGCAGCCAGCCGTAGATGAGCAGGTTGACCAGCACTACGACGGCAGCCAGCACGTACTGAACCGGAGTGCTCAGCCAGGCCGGATAGATCAGTGGCAGCAGATAGTGCTCGATGAAACCGGCCCGGTAGCCCGCGTCGCCCGCCAGGTGTCGCAGCAGATTTTCCCAGTACGTCAACGGGCAGGGGCGTCCGGTCAGTTCGACGAACACGCCCCAGACGATCGCCGGAATGTGCAGCAGTACAAAGCCGCGTTTCCACGCGACCAGCAAGCCGCCAAACAGCACGAAGAGAATGAAACCGAGGTGCAGGAGCAACACGGCGTCCGCGCCAACACGATAGAACATCGCGCTACTCCGCCTTGTCCGGACGGCTCATGCGTGTGATCTGACCATCCTGTACCCTCGCCAGCAGGGCGACGGACCAGAGCGCTCCAAGCAGTGCCATGAGCATGTCCGATTGGGTATCCCACGGGTCGCCTTGGGTTCCGAGAAAGTCCTCTGCGCCTTGTCCGGCAATGAGTGCCACCCACCACTCGATCAGCTCATAGAACGCGCTGAACGCCAGCGCGACGCAGACTGCGAGAAAGCCCAGCATTCTCCCAGGTGCAATGAAACGCAGGCGTAGCAGGATCTCCCGAGCGAGCAGGGCAGGTGTCACGCCCTGAATGAAATGCCCCAGTTTGTCGTATGGATTGCGGCTGAGGTCGAACCACTCCTGCACCCAGAACCCCGGCGGGACTCGCGCGTAGGTGTAGGTGCCGCCGAGGATCAGGATCAGCGCATGAACGGCGATCACCACGTAGAGCAGTCGCGTCAGCGGAAGGCGCTGGTGGCTCCACAGTAGCAGGGGCGCAGCAATCAGTACCGGAGATACTTCCAGCAACCAGGTGGCACGGTCATACGGAGCGATGGCGGAGCAGACCAGCGCCAGCAGCACAACCAATCCCAGCGTTGAATAGAGCGTTTTGTCCTGCATCGGGTTAGCCGTCGTGATCGATCCAGCCGGCAGCATGCCGGGGAGCCAGACGGCCTGCAACCGGACGCAGGCGCGTGGTGTTTCAACCCTGGCGGCCGGCTGCCGTTGCCGAGCGGGAGATCGAACGATTGCAGCGCCGCAGATCGACTTCACCGACATAGGTATTGGCGTTGCCCTGCACGCAGGCGATGCGCTGGTTGCGCGTGCGCTCCCATTCGCTGACCGGGTGCTGGCGGTTCCAGATGTCGTACAGGCGCTGGTCTTGCTTCGACAGGCGCAGCTTGTAGCGCTCGCTCATGTACAGATAGGTGCGGGCGATGGCGCCGCGGCTGTACTCGGGCGGCATAGCCGTGCGCTGTTTGAAGTTCACCACGAAGGGGCAGGCGCCGTACTGGCTGGGCTTTTCGCTAAGCATGCCGAAACCGAAGTTGCTGCGGTCACCGTTTACCTCGCCGACCACCGGGACCAGGTTGTGCAGATCAGCTTCGGCCAGGCTGAAAACGGGGTCCTTGGCGGTGCACTGCTTGCGCCCGCCCTGTTGCCAGCACTGACGCTGATGGCCGATGACCCAGGCCGGAACGATGTGTTCCCACTCGACCCGTTCTGCGCGCTTGGGCTGCTTGCGCGGGACGTAGCCGCAGCTGCGCAGGT
Encoded here:
- a CDS encoding methyltransferase domain-containing protein; amino-acid sequence: MSLAFARCPALLIALPFLIATLTVAHAQDAPELDVPYVPTPDRVVARMLEMANVKAGDTVIDLGSGDGRIAIAAVRDRGADSAVGIDLDPERVEEAEANAKSAGVTDKVSFEQGDLFKKDISEATVLTMYLLPRLNMRLRPVILDTLKPGTRVVSHAFGMDDWTADRTDYIGGSYVYLWIVPAKVEGRWEVETPDGRFILDLQQQFQQVLGVASSGGLQNAVSGSIEGDVIHFDVGGKQYAGKVEGDRISALKGEGSAAGWSARRS
- a CDS encoding DUF2784 domain-containing protein, whose translation is MFYRVGADAVLLLHLGFILFVLFGGLLVAWKRGFVLLHIPAIVWGVFVELTGRPCPLTYWENLLRHLAGDAGYRAGFIEHYLLPLIYPAWLSTPVQYVLAAVVVLVNLLIYGWLLWRRRRNAVTHESVRK
- a CDS encoding DUF2238 domain-containing protein, yielding MQDKTLYSTLGLVVLLALVCSAIAPYDRATWLLEVSPVLIAAPLLLWSHQRLPLTRLLYVVIAVHALILILGGTYTYARVPPGFWVQEWFDLSRNPYDKLGHFIQGVTPALLAREILLRLRFIAPGRMLGFLAVCVALAFSAFYELIEWWVALIAGQGAEDFLGTQGDPWDTQSDMLMALLGALWSVALLARVQDGQITRMSRPDKAE
- a CDS encoding endonuclease, encoding MRRLSLFLLALFCCTITYADAPRTFREAKKVAWTLYADRPVDFYCGCSFKGNRIDLRSCGYVPRKQPKRAERVEWEHIVPAWVIGHQRQCWQQGGRKQCTAKDPVFSLAEADLHNLVPVVGEVNGDRSNFGFGMLSEKPSQYGACPFVVNFKQRTAMPPEYSRGAIARTYLYMSERYKLRLSKQDQRLYDIWNRQHPVSEWERTRNQRIACVQGNANTYVGEVDLRRCNRSISRSATAAGRQG